aaaatgtgacaacttgacaacctgacatttatgacaaaaagagaagaaaaacaaCATTTCTACCTAAATTGTGCAGTTGACAATTCTCTGAATGTATGCCACTGTGTCTTGGTCCTGTTAAGTTATTTACTCAACAGCTGATACAAAAAATGTGATGATTGGAATAGCTGTTTGGAGGATATAACtcacaaacattttttaatcatttttgacAAATGATCTTTCAAACTAACCTGCTAGTTATAAAACAAGCATTTATAAAATTGGACATTTGATTCAAAATCTGAGTGAGTTATAGCCCGTTTGACAATTTCCCTAGTGTGGCAACAAGCTTCGGGCACCCCTACATTGTATGTAAAATGTCTGTTACTGACAAGAAAATAATGATGACCCACGTGTTGGTAACTCTAACACACTAAAGTATCTCATGTTTGAATATTTGTAAACAAGCACAGTCGTGTGCAGAAATAATCTTTAGTATGCTCCGTGCGTCAATACGAACGCCCCGAGCACCGGTGTGTGTGCTACCGTGAGACTCGTGCTTGGAGCACATAGGGTTAAACATGAGAATGGTGCCAGTCTTCCACAAACTACAACTCATTCAAACGCAATGCCACGCCTTCGAACGTAGTTCCAGGGGCTCGACCAATTAGAAAGAAAGAATTTTGTCGTAGATATCTGCCGATGGTCAGATGACTGAAAAAACACCCTATTTAAAACTCTAATGAGCAACCTGATACAGGTTCACACATTTCCCTGACACCTCGCAGTAAAGGAATAACGTTTAATAAACGTTTAAACTTCCTCAGTTACTTGAGcttgtggggggaaaaaagaaattattttaaagcacTGAACATTATGGTAGATAAATCCATGATTTGTTTGTTAGGTTTAATAATGTGCTATTTATGCAGCGCCTCAGCCACAGCACCCGGCGACTATACGCTTTTGAAAGGTAAGAAAGcgggttttcttttcttttctttttttttttacatcatcttGTGATAGTTTAGCCTAACTTCTTTACATCTGCAAAGTAACACATAACAATATTCAGCGCTGTACACATCCATGCTTTGTTTCTATCGTATGCATTTCTTATGGACATCTAGTCATTCCATTCATGAACAATGAATAACAATAACAGCTACTTTGATTTGAAATTCAAACTGAGAAAAGAAGCATGTTTAAAACTTCACATTCTCATAATGACGACTATGTTGTGAATGAACCTGTcagtgaaatccaaaaaatgaatgaaatacgAGCCGGGGCGACACACAAGAGAGGAAACCCCGGAAAATCCGTTGAGCTGGATTTGCCTTTTAAACAAGCCCCTGAATAAGTCCACGTTTTATCAGCGACACATCCTGCCGCGTTGTCGACCGCAGTCATCCAGTCGGGCATTGACTCCGTGGGAACTGGAAACTATTTGACTTTGAAAGACACCGCGCTCAGCGCGTCCTCactgaagttttttttaaatttgaatattaaatatttaaatgcccTTTCATATAGATCGCGTGCTGCTCTTGATAATAGCTGCGTTTCAACTGAAACTGTTTTGAAACTCTTAAATCCCGACTCAAAAGACTATATTTAGCATAGCCGGGATGGTGAGCTGGAATGTTCTTTCATTTATTAGAAAACTTGTTGGAAAACAAGATTTCAACGTTTCCCCCTTCTCCACAGTAGCTCATTGTTCAGTCAAGTCGTTAAATCGAGATAATGTCACTAAGCTTATCATGAATAAACACTCAACAGTTATGAAACAATTAAGTACTCTACGCTGGTTTGGAATGGCTTAAACAcctggttttaaaaatattaGCCTATATAGTTTTTAGAAGATCTTTGAGATTTACACTGAAACTCCTATCATTCCACTATCCCTATTAGATGGTGCAGACTATTCCTTCTCTATGGATCCAGTATTGCTTCATGACCGGATTAAGTACAATATGCGGAATTCTTTGGATCTTGAAGATGATGGCTGTTACCTCCAACCTGGGAAAAAGGAAAGCATTGAGGAGTGTGGCTTCAATACAACAGCCAAGACCATTCTGATCATCCATGGCTGGACGGTAAGAAGGTGTTTTAGTTTTAGGTTCACCTTTAGATGTTTTTGACACCTAAGGTTCCATGGCCTTTGTACTGAATCCTCCTGAGTTTCCTCGTATTTCATCTTTGATGCAAGTATAACACCACACAAGTGTTCTTTCTTCAGTGCAGcagcatttttttctctttttaaaagtGAAGGGAATACAGGAATGTTGCACCTGATTGCTGGATCTCCATTAGTTTGGTTTAGTAAGGGGTGGTGTGATCTTTTTCACAGATGAGTGGGATGTTTGAAAGCTGGATGCACAAGTTGGTGGCTGCTGTTCAGAGGAGGGAGTCTGAGGCCAATGTGGTGGTGGTCGATTGGCTGGGTCTCGCCCACCAGCTTTATCCTGATGCTGTCAACCATACTCGCCGGGTTGGACAGAGCATTGCTACCGTTTTGGACTGGCTCCAGGTAGGTTTATATTATACATCCCGTTGGGTGGGTTTGTTTCTCTTGGTGTCTATTTGTCTTTtgagatgagagaattgtcaatTAGCAACCGTGAAAGTTCTGCTTGTGGTCTTGTGCGCTGGCTCTTTGTCAATATTATTCATTCTTTCTCAGGACAGCAGATGTTCTGGTGAAGTACAATTTGTCTTTTCCAGATggatttgttttggtttttgttcTTTTGTTGGAGATAGCTTGCCCAAGGCATAATGGGGGTTCTAATGGAACAAATAATGTTTGCTCTTATTTACCTTCTGAAGCCAACTTGGAGGCAGTTATACAGAAATGATACAAGCAGTGTAAATAAGCAGCTGAGCATGTCTCCATCCACCCCCAaccgacacacacacagatgcccTAATGTGCATAAATCCTAATGGCTTCACATCTCGTATTTCATCATAGTTTGAGATCTGTTTTCCTTTtgccaaatattttcttaaaactTTGGGTGACTATTTAGTTAGATTATTagcttatttaaattgttattcattGTTCAAATTCAAGAATTTTAACATCATCTTGTGAATTTGCCACTATGTAGGGATTAATGTCTGCCTGTTTTTGATAGGAAGAGCAGCAGCTACAACTAGAAAATGTCCACATGATTGGATACAGTCTGGGTGCTCATGTTGCTGGATATGCTGGAACCTTTGTAAATGGAAATATTGGACGTATAACAGGTAAAATTGTGTTGGCATTATGGCTTTTTAAGCAAGCATTCAAATTGCTCAATCTTTTTATGGAAGAAAAATCATGAAAAATAGAAGCCATGTCTGAAATATGCATGCTCTGAATAGGTTTAGACCCAGCTGGTCCCATGTTTGAGGGGGCAGATTCCCACAAGAGGCTTTCTCCTGACGATGCAGATTTTGTCGATGTCCTTCACACATACACACGGGGAGCTCTGGGTGTCAGTATTGGGATCCAGGAGCCCATTGGACACATCGATATCTATCCCAATGGTGGGGATGTACAGCCAGGCTGTTCCTTAGGAGATGTGCTGTCTACTGCTGCCGTAGGAAGTACGTTCTTCAAAAGAATCTATTTTGGTAATTTCCAACTGTCTTGTCACAGTTACCAACTGTCTTGTAACCACTTCTGTCTTGTTACCAAACAGATATTGTGGAAGTGATGAAGTGTGAACATGAGCGGGCAGTGCATCTTTTTGTGGACTCCCTTATGAATAAGGACCATGTGAGTTACGCCTTTCAGTGCACTGGCCCTGATCGCTTTAAGAAGGGCATTTGTCTGAGCTGCAGGAAAAACAGATGCAACAGCATCGGTTACAATGCCAAGAAAATGCGCAAGAGGAGAAACAGTAAAATGTACCTGAAGACTCGTGCAGACACGCCTTTTGGTGGTAAGGCATTATAATGTCTTTCTCAAAGTTACATGCCATAGCACTGAATCACACAAATTTAAGTATTTGGTAATTGCATAACCTAACTGGCTGGTTTCTCCACAGGTTACCACTATCAGATGAAGATGCATGTTTTCGATAGGAAGCAAGCAGAAGACGCCGATCCCAATTTCTATGTCAAACTACATGGATCTCATAACGACACCAATAATCTTAGTGTAGACATGTAAGCACCTTAAGATTATATAGCCATTATGTTCTTTATTAAACtggtatataatattatttaatatggaaGTTGGATTGTGTCCTACAGTGTAACTTCAGAAATTTAAGGGGAACATTTAAAGCTCCAATCAGATGAATAATGTAATTTTGAACACTTGGCTTCTCTGTGGTTTTCACAGTGCCGATGGAGTTGGTTTAAACCTCACAAACCCATTTCTTGTCTTCACGGAAGAGGACATTGGTGAGCTGCTAAAAATTACTCTTCGCTGGGAAGGCCCATCTGAGTCCTTGTCATCCATATGGAAGTATGTTAAGTCCTCTATCTGGTCATTGTCGAGTCAACGGAAAGAAAAAGTTCTAGAGGTTCGGAGGATCAGAGTCAAATCAGGAGAAACGCAGAAGAAGTAAGTTGGTAACTTTATCACCTGTTTGTTTTATAaccaacaataaatgtaataattttgcaAATTTTTACCACTTTTATTAAAGCCACAATGTTATATCTATAGGTTCACCTTCTGTGCACAAGAAACTGAGATCTCACCAGGaaaagaaattacatttgttaaatgCCGTGATGGGTGGGCAGTTAAACCTAGAAAacggtatgtatacagtacagttTATACCATAGTGGAGAAGTCTATATCTATATTCAGATGTAAGCGTTCTGTTAACTATGTCCACCTAACGTGTTTTTCTTGTTTGGCAGATTGCACTACTAAGAGAAAGCACTGTTACCCATAGGGACCCAAGGAGGCACAGGGCCTCAGCACTTTGTTATGGTACGCGTTTGGCGGGTTAATGCACCAGTTTGGTTGTCAGTGTTTAGAACACAAATCGTGCTGTTCAAATGGCCTGCGCGGATGGGTGCTACTGGAATTgctcagggctttttttttttttttctaccattggGCTGTTCTGGATTGTCTGAGATTCTGTAATGAGTTTGTCTTTTGATGctgtttgtatattttatattgtgtataaAACCTCCATTTTGTGGGTCTCTATGACTCCCCTCAACAACCCTccgtatatatatttttgtacgtTTTTAATTTATGAAGGAAAAAGCACTGCGACTCGACGCCTATTTATCAACTTAATGCACACCTTGTACCAAGGCACAAATTAATTCTCCAAGTTACTTGGTGACCATTCTTTTACATGTGTGACTGTGGATTTCAACAGCAAGAAGGTTTTTATGAGTTCACAGTATTATTTAAGGTCAGGAGATTGGAGAGAAATGGTCTATTTGTCTTCATAAAGAATATGTTGCACATTTTGTGCCTTATGTACATCTTTTATGAATATAAAATGTAAgaatttgtaataaaattaatttagattCATCTTTGGGTAAAGATGTggttgcatgtttgttttttaatgtattattgtatGGTATGTTGtattctaatttaaaaaaaaatatctgtagaATTTAATTTTATAGTACAACACACTTAAATAGAGAGGCACGTGGAATAGTGGTATGCTTAAAtttttatataaagttatttTGTGGAACAGAAGCTGTATTTTAACTTTGCATTTACCAAATTATTGGGAAACATGATTAAGTTATAAAAGGCATTATAAACAAGAGCTTGCCCATTTACTTGCCCAATTGGCAGTTTAcctgaaactccaaaatccacaaagaCATcctgaaagtaatccatatgactccagtggttaaatccatatgttcggacacgatatgataggtgtgggtgagaaacagatcaatatttagaaaTTGtcaaattctcttccctgcccagcaggggctgatatgcatgaagaatgtgaatcatcaaataCAGAAGAAGGAAGTGCGGATTTACtaagcaggaaggagaatttatagtaaaaaaaaaaaaaaaaaaaaacgtaaatattgatctgtttctcacccatacctatcaaatcacttcagagtatatggatttaatcaccagagttgtctggagtacttttattttgcccttatgtggattttgtagcttaaaaattttggcacacatttacttactttgtatggacctacagagctgagaatacTTAATTGAATCCtcagttgtgttcagcagaagaaagaaagtcggacacatctgggaaggcatgagggtgagtaaatgatgagggaattttcatttttgggtgaactatccctttaataacccttaaagggatagtttacccaaaaatgctttttatttaatttactttccCTTATAATGTTCCAAacctggattacttttttttcatttcaattgGACCACAGAAGGAGATATTGGgtaaaatgacagcctcagtcactattcactttgcatcttttttttttttttttttcaattcaatgaaagtgaatggtgactgaaaattattttgcctaatgtctccttttgtgtttcatggaaaatcggtttggtacaacatgtggttgtatttcatttttgggtgaactatccctttaagtcattcatataatatttaaatgGTATTTGGACTGCCAACCTACCAGCACACTTAAATGTATCCTCACATTTTGTTAAAGAATAAGCATGGTGCTTTGGAACACTTTGAACATTCCTCTCTTAAACATCAATGTTTGTGTTCCTTTGACATTTAATTGTTGTCaatcctttaaaataaataatgtgtgtgtattgtgaTGACCACACAATGATCCCAGTTACGTCATTGTATAAAAAGAATGTTGAGTTTCTATTTAGTGCTATGCTTAGAATTAACTTGTAACATTCAGAGTTGAATAATCCAGAACCTTCTTGTACTGCCTTGCTTATGTGTATTTTCAGGAATGTGTGTAAACCGGGCTTGCCAAGATGTTCAAGTATTTCTGGTGACAAAACCTTTCAGTAAAGTTAAAACTGTGCCAGAACATTTGTTGGTTAATAGTGTTATATGAAGGAAATGAGGCAACACACAGATTACTATGAAAAACTGGTACAGTATGTTAGAGTATAGGTCGTAGTCATTGGTGCATCTTCATAGTTATGTGGTTCGCATACCATATTCATGAAGGAAAGTCTATATAAAACATGACTTTCAAGTGCTtttgaataaaaatgttcataCCATTTCAAATTCACACTTAAAACTCATAACCTGTGAGCCAAAATCTAaaggaacactttacaataaggttccatttgttgaaATTAGTAATCAACTTTAGTTAACATGATATAACTAACAacgagcaatacttttacagcatttattaattttggttaatgttaatttcaacaaactaatatattttttaaatcaaaagttgtatgttaacaATAATAAATGCACTTGAACtttgaacaatagtatttttagtaactaacattaacaaagattaataaatgcagtaaaaaatatatattgtttattgttagctcatgataactaatgcattaactaatgttaacaaatagaacctttgcAAAGTGTTAGAGGAATTTTTTTACCTGAAGGGCCCCACCCCTTTCATGTACATACATGCATATGCTTTATACTGTCGAACCTACATCTTTCGTTTTATTGACGGAAATACAAAGTCACATAAGAAATATGTACACAAAATACATGTTTACAAACATAAATGGACCTTCCATCCGCAGGTGACCCtccacatgcttaaacacagcatGACTCATCAAACAGTGCACATGTCCAAAGGTAAGCTGTAAGAATATGCCAATTCCATAACCCCTTAATGGCACTTCCTATTCTATTCTTTGGCAAAACATGCAGTGCTCGCATAACTTGTATATGAACAATGAGAAGAACATACTCCATGACTCTATTCTCCGATGTCAGAGATAGTGGACAGTGCAGAATGTTCCATTCATCCTTCTTGGAATCCGTTGTTGTGTCACGCAGTGAGGTGTTGTGGAAACATAGCCAGAGGAAGTGTTGTCAAGCCGTTTGTGTAGCTATCTGGGGAGCAGGTGCCTAGCAGAGATGACACCAAATATATCAGCCAAGTGGAAACACCTGTTCTCATTGCCTTTGCTTTTCAAAACTGTGAATGTATATGCATGGTACTGTGATTGACTGGTCGTATTAATAGGTCTCAAGTGACTATTTGAACACAATGCACTTGGCACAATGTTACTTCTTTAAATAGTACTTTGGGTACTGAATTGATGTACGGAATGGATTAGGGATTAGCCTGTGAGCCTTATGAATAATAATGATCTTGACACATGACTCTATGTACAGGGGTAAAAACAGGTAAAGTCAGacattttctgattatttgtCACTGATGTTGTTTTTGAATCATGATTCCCATACATGTGTAGGATGAACctaatgt
This sequence is a window from Myxocyprinus asiaticus isolate MX2 ecotype Aquarium Trade chromosome 33, UBuf_Myxa_2, whole genome shotgun sequence. Protein-coding genes within it:
- the LOC127424376 gene encoding endothelial lipase-like, with the protein product MVDKSMICLLGLIMCYLCSASATAPGDYTLLKDGADYSFSMDPVLLHDRIKYNMRNSLDLEDDGCYLQPGKKESIEECGFNTTAKTILIIHGWTMSGMFESWMHKLVAAVQRRESEANVVVVDWLGLAHQLYPDAVNHTRRVGQSIATVLDWLQEEQQLQLENVHMIGYSLGAHVAGYAGTFVNGNIGRITGLDPAGPMFEGADSHKRLSPDDADFVDVLHTYTRGALGVSIGIQEPIGHIDIYPNGGDVQPGCSLGDVLSTAAVGNIVEVMKCEHERAVHLFVDSLMNKDHVSYAFQCTGPDRFKKGICLSCRKNRCNSIGYNAKKMRKRRNSKMYLKTRADTPFGGYHYQMKMHVFDRKQAEDADPNFYVKLHGSHNDTNNLSVDIADGVGLNLTNPFLVFTEEDIGELLKITLRWEGPSESLSSIWKYVKSSIWSLSSQRKEKVLEVRRIRVKSGETQKKFTFCAQETEISPGKEITFVKCRDGWAVKPRKRLHY